A section of the Metabacillus endolithicus genome encodes:
- a CDS encoding helix-turn-helix domain-containing protein has protein sequence MAAYKAKKSNLKELLTKSNTELDVLANKTNIPVEQLNDYLDKKVMNLNNAMTISKELNCTVEDLYVWKVSGE, from the coding sequence TTGGCAGCGTATAAAGCAAAGAAAAGTAATCTTAAAGAATTATTAACCAAAAGTAACACTGAGCTTGATGTTCTGGCGAATAAAACAAATATTCCAGTAGAACAGTTAAATGACTATCTAGATAAAAAAGTCATGAATCTTAATAATGCAATGACAATCTCAAAAGAATTAAACTGTACAGTTGAAGATCTTTACGTTTGGAAAGTTTCCGGAGAGTGA
- a CDS encoding xanthine phosphoribosyltransferase produces the protein MELLRRKIENEGIVLSDGVLKVDSFLNHQIDPELMKEIGLEFAERFKNEGITKIVTIESSGIPPAVMAALELGVKVIFARKKKSLTLTDNLLVSTVYSFTKQEENTISVSHQFLDETDNVLIIDDFLANGEAAKGLIDIVKQSGASVIGIGIVIEKSFQKGAAELKELGYRVESLARIASLVDGKVNFVEELEEVTS, from the coding sequence ATGGAGCTACTTAGAAGAAAAATCGAAAACGAAGGTATTGTTCTTTCTGACGGTGTATTAAAAGTTGATTCATTTCTTAATCATCAAATTGATCCGGAGCTTATGAAAGAAATAGGTTTAGAGTTTGCTGAACGCTTTAAAAATGAAGGAATTACAAAGATTGTTACTATTGAATCGTCGGGAATTCCTCCAGCTGTTATGGCAGCGTTGGAACTTGGAGTGAAAGTGATATTTGCTAGAAAAAAGAAGTCTCTTACATTAACAGATAATCTATTAGTATCTACTGTTTATTCTTTTACGAAACAAGAAGAAAATACGATCTCTGTTTCACATCAATTTTTAGATGAAACTGACAATGTGTTAATTATTGATGATTTTTTAGCAAATGGTGAAGCTGCAAAAGGATTAATTGATATCGTTAAACAATCAGGTGCATCTGTAATAGGAATTGGAATTGTCATTGAAAAGTCATTCCAAAAAGGAGCAGCTGAATTAAAAGAATTGGGATATCGAGTAGAATCATTAGCAAGAATAGCATCATTAGTAGATGGCAAAGTAAATTTTGTTGAAGAACTTGAGGAGGTTACATCATGA
- a CDS encoding ATP-dependent DNA helicase produces the protein MVTSRLPFTISKDESFYQALNNWIGDVFYDILPDQGFELRDEQIFMAFQLEKAFQEKKVMFAEAGVGTGKTIVYLLYALSYARYTGKPAIIACADETLIEQLVKQEGDIAKLSKHLELNMDVRLSKTHSQYLCLNKLDNVIQRTGEEKYLDLYQSLPDFVHEKAGMQQFSAYGDRKEFGHFSDEEWENVGWDPFQDCSTCSQRHRCGLTLSRDYYRKATDLIVCSHDYFMEHIWTYDSRKREGQIPLLPDYSSVVFDEGHLLEYAAQKALTYRVKQSTLQIFLERLLQNEIREELAYLVEDALAINDMFFDDLQQCTSVVEGSNRLRIEQKAKLQKTSKQLQSKLSEISEALVFEGEMYTIGEYELKIVEEFIDQMEYSLSLYNRNSNAVSWVEVKGDEYTLVIMPKKVEEVLKEKVFSKKMPIVFSSATLSENKSFDFIANNIGVHDYLSLSVDSPFDYDEQMNIQLLKENQLEKKLEKTLEELNKTEGRGLILFTSHKEIKWFKERMVDYSFSYPLLFEGDQEISSLVKEFQQNEHSVLCAVHLWEGLDIPGPSLSNVIIWSLPYPPDDPVFEAKKSDKQDPYKEVELPYMILRLRQGIGRLIRTSDDKGSITIFYNDQDQDVLDHIKSVLPVPPTFK, from the coding sequence ATGGTAACATCACGTTTGCCTTTTACCATATCAAAGGATGAGAGCTTTTACCAAGCCTTGAATAATTGGATAGGAGATGTTTTTTATGATATTCTTCCAGATCAAGGGTTTGAGTTAAGAGATGAACAAATTTTCATGGCTTTTCAGCTTGAAAAAGCATTTCAAGAGAAGAAGGTCATGTTTGCTGAAGCTGGTGTTGGGACTGGAAAAACGATTGTCTACCTGCTTTATGCCTTATCTTATGCTAGATATACAGGTAAACCGGCGATTATAGCATGTGCAGATGAAACGTTAATTGAACAGCTTGTTAAACAAGAAGGTGACATTGCGAAGTTATCTAAGCATCTAGAATTGAATATGGACGTAAGGCTAAGTAAAACTCATAGTCAATATTTGTGCTTAAATAAATTAGACAATGTTATTCAACGAACTGGAGAAGAGAAGTATCTAGATTTATATCAATCACTGCCGGATTTCGTTCATGAAAAAGCGGGGATGCAACAGTTCTCGGCCTACGGAGATCGAAAAGAATTTGGTCATTTTTCAGATGAGGAATGGGAAAATGTTGGTTGGGATCCTTTTCAAGATTGTTCTACTTGTTCGCAAAGACATCGTTGTGGATTAACATTGTCTCGTGATTATTATCGAAAAGCAACTGACCTTATTGTATGTTCACATGATTATTTTATGGAACATATTTGGACGTATGATTCCCGGAAAAGAGAAGGTCAAATTCCTTTACTCCCGGATTATAGTAGTGTTGTGTTTGATGAAGGTCACTTACTAGAGTATGCTGCACAAAAAGCATTAACATATCGAGTAAAGCAAAGTACATTACAAATCTTTCTCGAGAGATTATTACAAAATGAAATTCGTGAAGAATTAGCATATTTAGTAGAAGATGCACTTGCTATAAATGATATGTTTTTTGATGATTTACAACAATGTACAAGTGTTGTTGAAGGCTCTAACCGATTACGGATTGAGCAAAAAGCAAAGCTGCAAAAAACTTCTAAACAATTACAATCCAAGTTATCCGAAATTAGTGAAGCCCTTGTTTTCGAAGGTGAGATGTACACAATCGGAGAATATGAATTGAAAATTGTGGAAGAGTTTATTGATCAAATGGAATATTCATTATCCCTATATAATAGAAACTCAAATGCAGTTAGTTGGGTAGAAGTAAAAGGTGATGAATATACTTTAGTTATTATGCCTAAAAAAGTAGAAGAAGTTTTAAAAGAAAAAGTCTTCTCTAAAAAAATGCCAATTGTTTTTTCATCAGCTACATTATCTGAAAATAAATCATTTGACTTTATAGCAAACAACATAGGTGTACATGATTATTTATCACTTTCTGTTGATTCGCCTTTTGATTATGATGAGCAAATGAACATTCAATTGTTGAAAGAAAATCAACTTGAGAAAAAATTGGAAAAAACTTTAGAGGAATTGAATAAAACAGAAGGCAGAGGTCTTATTCTCTTTACGTCTCATAAAGAAATAAAATGGTTTAAGGAAAGAATGGTTGATTATAGCTTTTCGTATCCATTATTGTTTGAAGGAGATCAGGAAATCAGTTCTTTAGTGAAAGAGTTTCAGCAAAACGAACACTCTGTATTATGTGCTGTTCATTTATGGGAAGGTCTAGACATTCCTGGGCCATCACTCTCTAATGTTATTATCTGGTCGTTACCCTACCCTCCGGACGATCCTGTCTTTGAGGCGAAAAAATCAGATAAACAAGATCCATATAAAGAAGTCGAACTTCCATATATGATATTAAGGCTGAGACAAGGCATTGGTAGATTAATTCGAACTAGTGACGATAAAGGCTCGATTACAATCTTTTATAACGATCAAGATCAGGATGTTTTGGATCATATAAAATCAGTTTTACCTGTTCCTCCAACATTTAAATAG
- a CDS encoding THUMP domain-containing class I SAM-dependent RNA methyltransferase produces MSKLTLIATSAMGLEAIVGKEVKDLGYECSIENGKVTFEADELAICRSNLWLRTADRIKIKVGEFKAKTFDELFEKTKALNWGDFLPENAEFPVIGKSVKSTLASVPDCQGIVKKAIVEKLKSHYKKEGWLSEDGPFYRVEVALLKDVATITIDASGTGLHKRGFRIDQGGAPLKETLAAALVLLTRWTPDRPFVDPFCGSGTIPIEAALIGQNIAPGFNREFVSEAWDWIGKDKWDLARQEVEDKANYDQPLDIQASDIDHRMVNIAQGNAEEAGFADIISFKQMQVKDFTTTKEFGVIVGNPPYGERLGEKREVEQMYKEMGQAFAALDTWSIYMLTSHEGFEQLYGKPATKKRKLFNGFIKTDFYQYWSNVRPPRKG; encoded by the coding sequence ATGAGTAAATTAACTCTTATTGCAACATCTGCAATGGGTCTTGAAGCGATTGTAGGTAAAGAAGTAAAAGATTTAGGGTATGAATGTTCAATTGAGAACGGTAAGGTAACGTTTGAGGCAGATGAATTAGCGATTTGTCGTTCCAACTTATGGCTTAGAACCGCTGACCGAATTAAAATTAAGGTTGGAGAGTTTAAGGCAAAAACATTTGATGAGCTTTTTGAAAAAACTAAAGCATTAAATTGGGGAGATTTTCTCCCGGAAAATGCAGAGTTTCCTGTTATCGGAAAATCAGTTAAATCAACATTAGCAAGTGTACCAGATTGCCAAGGAATTGTGAAAAAGGCAATTGTTGAAAAATTAAAATCACATTATAAAAAAGAAGGTTGGCTTAGTGAAGATGGTCCTTTTTATCGTGTAGAAGTTGCGCTGCTAAAAGATGTTGCAACCATCACAATAGATGCTAGTGGTACAGGACTTCATAAACGAGGCTTTCGCATTGACCAAGGGGGAGCTCCGTTAAAGGAAACTCTTGCTGCTGCTCTTGTCCTATTAACACGATGGACACCAGACCGTCCGTTTGTAGATCCGTTTTGTGGTTCTGGTACAATACCGATTGAAGCAGCTCTTATTGGACAAAATATTGCACCAGGATTTAACAGGGAATTTGTTTCTGAAGCTTGGGATTGGATCGGAAAAGACAAATGGGATCTTGCAAGACAAGAAGTAGAGGATAAAGCTAACTATGATCAGCCATTAGATATTCAAGCTAGTGATATTGACCATAGAATGGTAAACATTGCACAGGGGAATGCAGAAGAAGCTGGATTTGCAGATATCATTTCATTTAAGCAAATGCAGGTCAAAGATTTCACCACAACAAAAGAGTTTGGGGTTATCGTTGGAAATCCTCCTTATGGAGAACGACTTGGAGAAAAAAGAGAAGTGGAACAAATGTATAAAGAAATGGGACAAGCTTTCGCGGCTTTAGATACTTGGAGCATATATATGCTTACTTCTCATGAAGGTTTTGAACAGCTTTACGGTAAACCTGCAACAAAAAAACGTAAGCTTTTTAATGGCTTCATTAAAACAGACTTTTATCAATATTGGTCAAATGTTCGTCCACCACGAAAAGGTTAG
- the gpsB gene encoding cell division regulator GpsB, which translates to MLSDKMKLTAKEILEKEFKTGVRGYKQEEVDKFLDLVIKDYETFHQEYEDLQQENLRLKKQLDDTYKKQTPVQTNTTNFDILKRLSNLEKHVFGSKLYD; encoded by the coding sequence ATGCTTTCAGATAAAATGAAATTGACAGCGAAAGAAATATTAGAAAAAGAATTTAAAACAGGTGTACGAGGTTATAAACAAGAAGAAGTTGATAAATTTTTGGATTTGGTTATTAAGGATTATGAAACCTTTCATCAAGAATATGAAGATCTACAACAAGAAAATTTGCGTCTAAAAAAGCAGCTTGATGATACATATAAGAAGCAAACACCAGTACAAACAAATACAACAAACTTCGATATTTTAAAACGTTTATCTAACCTTGAAAAACATGTGTTTGGAAGTAAACTATACGATTAA
- a CDS encoding DUF1273 domain-containing protein yields MKVLTISGYKSFELGIFKNDDQAVTYIKKAIEKTLKGFVEEGVEWVIISGQMGVELWAAEVVFDLQLQYSDLKLAVLTPFLNQESKWNEANQEYYEFILSQADIVDSITKREYESPVQFLQKNEFLVHKSDGVLLVYDEEKEGSPKYLLETARKKQQTTPYTINMIDFSELQTIVEEENSKKQDFW; encoded by the coding sequence GTGAAGGTTTTAACAATATCAGGTTACAAATCATTTGAACTCGGTATTTTTAAAAATGACGATCAAGCCGTTACTTATATTAAAAAGGCAATCGAAAAAACGTTAAAAGGCTTTGTAGAGGAAGGGGTAGAATGGGTGATCATCAGTGGACAAATGGGTGTAGAGTTGTGGGCTGCGGAAGTTGTGTTTGATTTGCAACTTCAATATTCTGATCTCAAGTTAGCTGTTTTAACTCCTTTTTTAAATCAAGAGTCAAAGTGGAATGAAGCAAATCAAGAATATTATGAGTTTATTCTCTCACAAGCAGATATTGTTGACAGTATAACAAAAAGAGAATATGAAAGTCCTGTTCAATTTCTCCAGAAAAATGAATTTCTTGTCCATAAAAGCGATGGAGTACTTTTAGTTTATGATGAAGAAAAAGAAGGTTCTCCTAAATATTTATTAGAAACAGCTCGAAAAAAGCAACAAACTACACCCTACACAATAAACATGATTGATTTCTCTGAACTACAAACAATAGTGGAAGAGGAAAATTCAAAAAAACAAGATTTTTGGTAA
- a CDS encoding CotD family spore coat protein — protein sequence MHCKPKVMAPIVHPTKHCVNNSYSETIVPHIHPQHTTNVNHEFYKHQHYFPQTQSFENEVSHQHFNVYGPTPGFGPRPRPGFGPGPFFG from the coding sequence ATGCATTGCAAACCAAAAGTTATGGCACCAATTGTACACCCAACAAAACACTGTGTAAATAATAGTTATTCTGAAACAATCGTACCACACATTCATCCACAACACACAACAAATGTAAATCATGAATTCTATAAGCATCAACACTATTTCCCTCAAACTCAATCTTTTGAGAATGAGGTATCACACCAACACTTTAATGTTTATGGTCCAACACCAGGATTTGGTCCTCGTCCACGTCCAGGATTTGGCCCTGGTCCATTCTTTGGATAA
- a CDS encoding DEAD/DEAH box helicase — translation MEFRKSLETILNVLKTKDDFRDQIVHWHTIPPKEGELVEMPVDLDQRLKLALENRGISQLYTHQGEAYKLASGGHNFVAVTPTASGKTLCYNLPVIQNILKDENSRALYLFPTKALAQDQKSEINEMIEEMGVQLNSYTYDGDTSPAIRQRVRKAGHIVITNPDMLHSAILPHHTKWVSLFENLKYIVIDELHIYRGIFGSHVANVIRRLKRICEFYGSNPQFICTSATIANPKELAETLTGTNMELISKNGAPASKKHFIFYNPPIVNKPLNIRRSATLEVRRLAGEFLKNKIQTIVFARSRVRVEIILTYLKELIKNELAKKSIRGYRGGYLPKQRREIERGLRDGEILGVVSTNALELGVDIGSLQVCIMTGYPGTIASAWQQAGRAGRRQGEAVIIMVASSSPLDQYIIQNPRYFFEQNPETAIINPDNLVVLVDHLKCAAFELPFREGDTFDGLELEDILQFLAEERVLYYNNETYHWMNDSFPAHNISLRSASQENVIIIDQSDIANVKVIGEMDRFSAMTLLHDEAIYLHQGVQFQVEKLDWEEKKAFVREVDVDYFTDANLAVQLKVLEEDMLKHMEDVDYGYGDVTVQAMATIFKKIKFDTHENIGSGPIHLPEEELHTNSAWMSLHSNTVADLSEKRMEEALVSAAHVLQHVAPLKVMCDPSDLHVIAQIKAVHNNQPTIFLYDRYPGGVGLSKKIYETILDVLNEAIKLIENCPCYAGCPSCIGVESSTESIKKDTHFLLSKLKDEANVVKK, via the coding sequence ATGGAATTTAGAAAATCATTAGAAACTATTTTAAATGTGTTAAAAACAAAGGACGATTTTAGAGATCAAATTGTTCATTGGCATACGATTCCTCCTAAAGAAGGGGAACTTGTTGAAATGCCGGTTGACCTAGATCAACGCTTAAAATTAGCATTAGAAAATAGAGGGATTTCACAATTGTATACACATCAAGGTGAAGCCTATAAACTCGCAAGTGGAGGGCATAACTTTGTAGCGGTTACTCCAACTGCTTCAGGAAAAACATTATGCTATAACCTGCCTGTTATCCAAAATATATTGAAAGATGAAAATAGTCGGGCATTATATCTTTTTCCTACAAAAGCACTGGCTCAAGATCAAAAATCTGAGATTAATGAAATGATCGAAGAAATGGGAGTTCAATTGAATTCTTATACATACGATGGAGACACTTCACCTGCAATCCGGCAAAGGGTAAGAAAAGCAGGTCATATAGTCATTACAAACCCAGATATGCTTCATTCAGCCATTTTACCGCATCATACTAAATGGGTTTCACTGTTTGAAAATCTAAAATATATAGTCATTGACGAGCTTCACATTTATCGAGGAATATTTGGCAGCCATGTAGCCAATGTCATTAGACGACTTAAGAGAATTTGTGAATTTTATGGAAGTAACCCGCAGTTTATATGTACATCTGCAACAATTGCTAACCCAAAAGAATTAGCGGAAACACTAACTGGAACAAATATGGAGCTCATCTCAAAGAATGGTGCCCCAGCCAGTAAGAAGCATTTTATTTTTTATAACCCTCCTATTGTCAATAAACCACTTAATATTAGAAGAAGTGCAACCTTAGAGGTTAGAAGATTAGCAGGAGAATTTCTTAAAAATAAGATTCAGACAATCGTATTTGCCCGTAGCCGTGTGCGAGTTGAGATTATCTTAACTTATTTAAAAGAATTGATAAAAAATGAACTAGCAAAAAAATCAATTCGCGGTTACCGAGGGGGTTACTTACCAAAACAGCGGAGGGAAATTGAAAGAGGTCTAAGGGATGGCGAAATTTTAGGTGTTGTTAGCACCAACGCCCTTGAATTAGGAGTAGATATAGGTAGTTTACAAGTTTGTATTATGACAGGATATCCTGGAACTATTGCAAGTGCATGGCAACAGGCCGGAAGAGCTGGAAGAAGACAAGGTGAAGCAGTTATTATCATGGTTGCTAGCTCCAGTCCACTGGATCAATACATTATACAAAATCCACGATACTTTTTTGAACAAAATCCAGAAACAGCCATCATAAACCCTGATAATTTAGTTGTGCTTGTAGATCATTTAAAATGTGCTGCTTTTGAGCTTCCATTTAGAGAAGGTGATACGTTCGATGGGTTAGAGTTAGAAGATATCCTGCAGTTTTTAGCGGAAGAAAGAGTGCTTTACTATAATAATGAAACCTATCACTGGATGAACGATTCATTCCCGGCTCACAATATAAGTCTTCGGTCAGCTTCACAAGAAAATGTGATTATTATCGATCAATCTGATATTGCGAACGTGAAGGTCATTGGTGAGATGGATCGATTCAGCGCAATGACATTACTGCATGATGAGGCAATTTATCTTCATCAAGGTGTTCAATTTCAAGTGGAAAAACTTGATTGGGAGGAAAAAAAGGCATTTGTAAGAGAAGTTGATGTGGATTATTTCACGGATGCCAATCTTGCGGTTCAATTAAAAGTACTAGAGGAAGATATGCTTAAACATATGGAGGATGTTGACTATGGCTATGGAGATGTGACGGTTCAAGCTATGGCCACAATCTTTAAAAAAATTAAATTTGATACTCATGAAAATATTGGATCAGGTCCTATTCATCTACCAGAAGAAGAGCTTCATACAAATTCAGCATGGATGAGTCTTCATTCTAATACAGTAGCCGATTTATCTGAAAAAAGGATGGAGGAAGCTCTAGTTTCAGCAGCACATGTTCTCCAGCACGTTGCACCGTTAAAAGTAATGTGTGATCCAAGTGACTTGCATGTAATCGCGCAAATTAAAGCTGTTCATAATAATCAACCAACAATCTTTCTATATGATCGATATCCAGGTGGGGTAGGGTTATCAAAGAAAATCTATGAAACAATATTAGATGTTTTGAATGAAGCAATTAAATTAATAGAAAATTGTCCATGCTATGCTGGATGTCCTTCATGTATTGGTGTTGAAAGCTCAACTGAATCTATCAAAAAAGACACCCATTTTCTTTTAAGTAAATTAAAGGATGAGGCAAATGTCGTTAAAAAATAA